From the genome of Deinococcus aerius, one region includes:
- a CDS encoding META domain-containing protein yields the protein MRRLAPLAVLTALALAGGAGAQATLTGTTWTLTGLTEAGKSVSPGSAAPRPTLLLDGKAASGSTGCNTYRASYVARGEVLRFGPLATTRRACPDRVDGLEARFLNLMGRVTRFQLGGNTLTLFAGSRDRLVFTAGNAATSNRPEVGMNLDGTWTLIGGTALRVVPGGVPSLTFADGRVSGTGGCNRLTGPFRLEGETLTLGPLASTWMACAPEVNAREAAFLAFLGTPLTASVQAVTLTLTNGEGRTLVFRRGGVTGGAGLREGGVGAAQAQPSVADGSYTLAAVDGQAAPRTFRPITLTLEGGRIGGSDGCNSFGGAYRLEGGRVVLTGPLVGTRMACPDSAGEVDVLAVLRARPALTVTPAGLTLTAGGTTLVFSRGVATGRP from the coding sequence ATGCGACGCCTTGCCCCCCTGGCCGTGCTGACCGCCCTCGCCCTCGCCGGGGGGGCAGGTGCCCAAGCCACCCTCACCGGCACGACCTGGACCCTGACCGGGCTCACGGAGGCGGGAAAATCGGTCTCGCCCGGTTCAGCGGCCCCGCGCCCCACCCTGCTGCTGGACGGCAAGGCGGCCTCGGGGAGTACAGGCTGCAACACGTACCGGGCGAGCTACGTGGCGCGCGGCGAGGTCCTGCGCTTCGGGCCGCTCGCCACCACCCGCCGCGCCTGCCCCGACCGGGTAGACGGGCTGGAGGCGCGCTTTCTCAACCTGATGGGCCGGGTCACCCGTTTCCAGCTCGGCGGGAACACCCTCACCCTCTTCGCGGGGAGCCGTGACCGGCTGGTGTTCACGGCGGGGAATGCGGCGACCTCCAACCGCCCGGAGGTGGGCATGAATCTGGACGGCACCTGGACCCTAATCGGCGGCACGGCCCTGCGGGTGGTTCCGGGCGGGGTGCCCAGCCTCACCTTCGCGGACGGCCGGGTGAGCGGCACGGGCGGCTGTAACCGGCTGACCGGCCCCTTCCGGCTGGAGGGGGAGACCCTGACCCTGGGGCCGCTCGCCTCCACCTGGATGGCCTGCGCGCCGGAGGTGAATGCCCGGGAGGCCGCGTTCCTCGCCTTCCTGGGGACGCCGCTCACCGCCTCCGTCCAGGCCGTGACCCTCACCCTGACGAACGGTGAGGGGCGGACCCTGGTGTTCCGGCGCGGCGGGGTGACGGGCGGCGCGGGGCTGAGGGAAGGCGGGGTCGGGGCGGCGCAGGCCCAGCCCTCCGTCGCCGACGGCAGCTACACGCTCGCCGCCGTGGACGGTCAGGCTGCGCCGCGTACCTTCCGGCCCATCACGCTGACGTTGGAGGGCGGGCGGATCGGCGGGAGCGACGGGTGCAACAGCTTCGGGGGGGCATACCGGTTGGAGGGTGGGCGCGTGGTTCTGACCGGTCCACTCGTTGGCACGCGGATGGCCTGCCCCGATTCGGCGGGCGAGGTGGACGTTCTGGCGGTGCTTAGGGCGCGGCCTGCCCTGACCGTCACGCCTGCGGGCCTGACCCTCACGGCGGGGGGGACGACGCTGGTGTTTAGCCGGGGCGTTGCTACAGGTAGGCCGTAA
- a CDS encoding TrkH family potassium uptake protein yields the protein MTRPPLPPVSGPRPLGSEAPRARKPLLSRVSPPQLIALTFALGILLGAGLLWLPVTHGEGRSVNFLQALFTATSALCVTGLNVIDPSRDFNRLGQVIIMLLIQVGGLGIITFGTVFALVTRRRVNYSERIRLAQQVSAFSAGDVVPLIRNIFLYTFVIEAVGAALLAFRFVPLEGWGRGLFYAVFHSVSAFNNAGFALYSDNLVRFVGDPLVSLVIAFLIILGGMGFLVQLNVVAHLLHPRRSRLLVHSKLVLTMMVALLIIGTLMYLALEWSNPRTLAPLPFGDKLLASFFQGVVPRTAGFNTQDYGAMRLGTIFITIILMFIGANPGSTGGGIKTSTFYVMMASAWSMVRGQADTTLFSRRIDRETILRAMTVGLLSIGLVNTMFILLLVTNSRVNITFEQLFFEAVSAFGTVGLSMNATPLLNPEQHLVLILLMYLGRIGPLTFAVAFNSRTQGDPVRYPAEKDILIG from the coding sequence ATGACCCGTCCCCCCCTTCCCCCGGTGTCCGGCCCGCGCCCGCTCGGCTCCGAAGCCCCGCGCGCGCGTAAACCCCTGCTGTCGCGGGTCAGCCCGCCGCAACTCATCGCCCTGACGTTCGCCCTGGGCATCCTGCTGGGCGCGGGACTGCTGTGGCTGCCCGTCACCCACGGCGAGGGCCGCTCCGTGAACTTCCTGCAGGCCCTCTTCACGGCCACGAGCGCCCTGTGCGTGACCGGATTGAACGTGATCGACCCCAGCCGCGACTTCAACCGGCTGGGGCAGGTCATCATCATGCTGCTCATCCAGGTGGGGGGGCTGGGCATCATCACCTTCGGCACGGTCTTCGCGCTCGTCACCCGGCGGCGGGTGAACTACAGCGAGCGCATCCGGCTGGCGCAGCAGGTGAGCGCCTTCAGCGCGGGCGACGTGGTGCCGCTGATCCGCAACATCTTCCTGTACACCTTCGTGATCGAGGCCGTGGGTGCGGCGCTCCTCGCCTTCCGCTTCGTGCCGCTGGAAGGGTGGGGCAGGGGGCTCTTCTACGCGGTCTTCCACTCGGTCAGCGCCTTCAACAACGCGGGCTTCGCCCTGTACAGCGACAACCTCGTGCGGTTCGTGGGTGATCCCCTGGTCAGCCTGGTGATCGCGTTCCTGATCATCCTGGGCGGCATGGGCTTTCTGGTGCAGCTCAACGTGGTCGCGCACCTGCTGCACCCCCGGCGCAGCCGACTCCTCGTCCACTCCAAACTGGTGCTCACCATGATGGTGGCGCTGCTGATCATCGGGACGCTCATGTACCTCGCGTTGGAGTGGAGCAACCCGAGGACGCTGGCCCCCCTTCCCTTCGGGGACAAGTTGCTCGCCAGCTTCTTTCAGGGAGTCGTGCCGCGCACGGCGGGCTTCAACACCCAGGATTACGGCGCGATGCGTCTGGGGACGATCTTCATCACCATCATCCTGATGTTCATCGGGGCGAACCCCGGCTCGACGGGCGGCGGGATCAAGACGAGCACCTTCTACGTGATGATGGCCTCGGCCTGGAGCATGGTGCGCGGCCAAGCGGACACCACGCTGTTCTCCCGGCGCATCGACCGCGAGACGATCCTGCGCGCGATGACAGTCGGCCTGCTGAGCATCGGCCTGGTGAACACCATGTTCATCCTGCTGCTGGTGACGAACAGCCGCGTGAACATCACCTTCGAGCAGCTCTTTTTCGAGGCGGTGAGCGCCTTCGGGACGGTGGGGCTGAGCATGAACGCCACGCCCCTGCTGAACCCGGAGCAGCACCTCGTCCTGATCCTGCTGATGTACCTGGGGCGCATCGGGCCGCTGACCTTTGCCGTGGCCTTTAATTCGCGCACCCAGGGCGACCCGGTGCGCTACCCCGCCGAAAAGGACATCCTGATCGGCTGA
- a CDS encoding VanW family protein, with product MKVWGIGLSAAVLLGGALAVGVASQDNGRLAPGLRVAGVDVGGLTREEALAAVRGHVPAPRQVTVTAGGQAWTAPADTLGWRADPEASVDAAVRATAGRTLLQRAEGLLGWAQEQDLPLVERVDVDTALTALKTLTRDVRAEPRDAAVIFDKTLKAYAVRPDSPGRRPNAAAAANAFAANPALTTLAVPVTEWRPARTAESLRAQVQQGNRLMRPLTVKLGGSGRAGTLTPLQVADLYWVRPGGIVPDEKTLQTTFQKLTAAVDQPARNARYALQGGKFVRVKEQTGRVTDRAAAFAAFRKAVFDPAADTVVFPAKVSQPTLTVAALPDPNKLELIATGTSTYYHSSPERRTNVANAAAKISGVVVPAGGTFSFLQALGGISEDNGFVGGLIISGGRTVDGLGGGVCQVSTTTFRALYQAGLPVVERNQHSYRVSYYEPQVGFEAAVYDPGLDLRMKNDTGAPILIKTVNNDARSTLKVEVWGVKPERQVTVSPAVILSRTPHPPAEYVVNPGLPAGAVRQVDWAQDGYDLYITRTVRDAGGVRTDKVSTTYKPWRAVYEVGPRG from the coding sequence ATGAAGGTCTGGGGAATAGGTCTGTCGGCCGCCGTGCTTCTGGGCGGCGCTCTTGCGGTGGGGGTCGCCTCCCAGGACAACGGGCGCCTCGCCCCCGGCCTGCGGGTGGCGGGGGTAGATGTGGGCGGCTTGACGCGCGAGGAGGCATTGGCCGCCGTGAGGGGCCATGTCCCCGCCCCCCGGCAGGTGACGGTCACGGCGGGCGGGCAGGCGTGGACCGCCCCCGCCGACACGCTGGGCTGGCGGGCCGACCCGGAGGCGAGCGTGGACGCCGCCGTGCGGGCCACCGCCGGGCGCACCCTGCTCCAGCGGGCCGAGGGCCTGCTCGGCTGGGCCCAGGAGCAGGACCTCCCCCTGGTCGAGCGGGTGGACGTGGACACGGCGTTGACCGCCCTGAAGACCCTGACCCGGGATGTGCGGGCCGAGCCGCGTGATGCGGCGGTCATCTTCGACAAGACCCTCAAGGCCTACGCCGTGCGGCCCGACTCCCCCGGCCGCCGTCCCAACGCCGCCGCCGCCGCGAATGCGTTCGCCGCGAACCCCGCCCTGACCACCCTCGCCGTGCCCGTGACCGAGTGGCGACCCGCGCGCACGGCCGAGTCGCTGCGGGCCCAGGTCCAGCAGGGCAACCGCCTGATGCGCCCCCTGACGGTGAAGCTGGGGGGCAGTGGGCGCGCCGGGACCCTCACGCCCCTCCAGGTCGCCGACCTGTACTGGGTGCGCCCCGGGGGCATCGTGCCCGACGAGAAGACCCTCCAGACCACCTTCCAGAAGTTGACCGCCGCCGTGGACCAGCCCGCGCGCAATGCCCGCTACGCCCTCCAGGGGGGCAAGTTCGTGCGGGTGAAGGAGCAGACCGGGCGCGTGACCGACCGGGCGGCGGCCTTCGCGGCGTTCAGGAAGGCGGTGTTCGACCCCGCGGCGGACACGGTGGTGTTCCCGGCCAAGGTCAGCCAGCCCACCCTGACGGTCGCGGCGCTTCCCGACCCCAACAAGCTGGAACTCATCGCCACGGGCACGAGCACCTACTACCACAGCAGCCCCGAGCGGCGCACGAACGTGGCGAACGCCGCCGCCAAGATCAGCGGGGTGGTCGTGCCCGCGGGCGGGACCTTCAGTTTCCTTCAGGCGCTGGGCGGCATCAGCGAGGACAACGGCTTCGTCGGCGGGCTCATCATCAGCGGGGGGCGCACGGTGGACGGCCTGGGCGGCGGTGTGTGCCAGGTGTCCACGACCACCTTCCGGGCGCTGTACCAGGCGGGGCTCCCGGTCGTCGAGCGCAACCAGCACTCCTACCGGGTGAGCTACTACGAGCCGCAGGTGGGCTTCGAGGCCGCCGTGTACGACCCCGGCCTCGACCTGCGGATGAAGAACGACACCGGGGCGCCCATCCTCATCAAGACGGTCAACAACGACGCCCGCAGCACCCTGAAGGTCGAGGTCTGGGGCGTGAAGCCGGAGCGCCAGGTCACCGTGAGCCCCGCCGTGATCCTCTCGCGCACGCCGCACCCGCCCGCCGAGTACGTGGTGAACCCGGGCCTCCCCGCCGGGGCCGTGCGGCAGGTGGACTGGGCGCAGGACGGCTACGACCTCTACATCACCCGCACGGTCAGGGACGCGGGCGGCGTCCGCACCGACAAGGTCAGCACGACCTACAAGCCCTGGCGCGCCGTGTACGAGGTCGGCCCGCGCGGCTGA
- a CDS encoding VF530 family DNA-binding protein: MPDPASRHPDPLHGVTLEQIVVRLADRYGWEGLARRVPVRCFQHEPSVPSSLKFLRKTPWARAKVEALYVTLVRDERET, encoded by the coding sequence GTGCCTGACCCCGCCTCCCGACATCCCGATCCCCTGCACGGCGTCACCCTGGAACAGATCGTGGTGCGGCTGGCGGACCGCTACGGCTGGGAGGGGCTGGCGCGCCGCGTGCCCGTCCGCTGCTTCCAGCATGAGCCCAGCGTGCCATCCAGCCTCAAGTTTCTGCGCAAGACACCCTGGGCGCGGGCGAAGGTGGAGGCGCTGTACGTGACCCTCGTGCGGGACGAGCGGGAGACCTGA
- a CDS encoding glyoxalase, whose product MRVLRAVPNVPSKDLSRSRRFCGGTLGYRGVMDLGWTLTFASPTDPATQIISRDPSGLHPNVSIEVDDVDAAHAEMRRQNFEVVYPPGTRPGTFGASSCATRTARWSTS is encoded by the coding sequence ATGCGCGTCCTCCGCGCCGTGCCCAACGTCCCGAGCAAGGACCTTTCCCGGAGCCGCCGCTTCTGCGGGGGCACGCTCGGCTACCGCGGGGTGATGGACCTCGGCTGGACCTTGACCTTCGCCTCGCCCACCGACCCGGCCACCCAGATCATCTCCCGCGACCCCTCCGGCCTCCACCCGAACGTCAGCATAGAGGTGGACGACGTGGACGCCGCCCACGCCGAGATGCGGCGGCAGAACTTCGAGGTGGTCTATCCCCCCGGGACGAGGCCTGGGACGTTCGGCGCTTCTTCGTGCGCGACCCGGACGGCACGCTGGTCAACGTCCTGA
- a CDS encoding phosphohydrolase has product MAEEPKFTLSVADGNVQDVESRHPEAEAAPDPRRVVEFTTPRAKLIEEAHRAIHMDLADYPRARAAYEALRGDPEALAHWDMANYITMRKLGYNDHGRVHAFITGAASMAITELLLEAGVRPDLMESGVGDADDVFLAVILGTMLHDIGNQIHRVGHEGHGVTLALPILDRIMGPIYPDPFKRTKVRAFILGAIDSHDLNPPPLTLEGGITAVADGTDITKGRGRKAFALGSVDIHSISALAVDQVVIERGRGKPVLISVTMNNSGGIFQVEEVLAPKVIRTPMSRYVELRATTRPEGDEQILSRVRLDGDHFVMDLEDGERVVAKVQDSRQRIAEAVVENLGLGTEQR; this is encoded by the coding sequence ATGGCCGAGGAACCCAAGTTCACCCTGAGTGTCGCCGACGGCAACGTGCAGGACGTGGAGAGCCGCCACCCGGAGGCGGAGGCCGCGCCCGACCCCCGCCGGGTGGTGGAGTTCACCACGCCGCGCGCCAAGCTGATCGAGGAGGCGCACCGGGCGATCCACATGGACCTCGCCGACTATCCCCGGGCGCGGGCCGCCTACGAGGCGCTGCGGGGTGATCCCGAGGCGCTGGCGCACTGGGACATGGCGAACTACATCACCATGCGCAAGCTGGGGTACAACGACCACGGCCGGGTCCACGCCTTCATCACCGGCGCGGCGAGCATGGCGATCACCGAGCTGCTGCTGGAGGCCGGAGTTCGCCCCGACCTCATGGAGAGCGGGGTGGGCGACGCCGACGACGTGTTTCTGGCGGTCATCCTGGGCACCATGCTCCACGACATCGGCAACCAGATTCACCGGGTCGGGCACGAGGGGCACGGGGTCACGCTGGCCCTGCCCATCCTCGACCGGATCATGGGGCCGATCTACCCCGACCCCTTCAAGCGGACCAAGGTGCGGGCCTTCATCCTGGGGGCCATCGACTCCCACGACCTCAACCCGCCGCCGCTGACGCTGGAGGGCGGCATCACGGCGGTCGCGGACGGCACCGACATCACCAAGGGGCGGGGGCGCAAGGCCTTCGCGCTGGGCAGCGTGGACATCCACTCCATCAGCGCGCTTGCGGTGGATCAGGTCGTGATCGAGCGTGGGCGGGGCAAACCGGTGCTGATCTCGGTCACGATGAACAACTCCGGCGGCATCTTCCAGGTCGAGGAGGTGCTCGCCCCCAAGGTGATCCGCACGCCCATGAGCCGCTACGTGGAGCTGCGCGCGACGACGCGGCCCGAGGGCGACGAGCAGATCCTGTCGCGCGTCCGGCTGGACGGCGACCACTTCGTGATGGACCTGGAGGACGGCGAGCGCGTCGTGGCGAAGGTGCAGGACAGTCGGCAGCGGATCGCCGAGGCCGTCGTGGAGAACCTGGGCCTGGGAACCGAGCAGCGGTAG
- a CDS encoding metallophosphoesterase family protein produces the protein MRLAVFGDVHGNRFALEAVLEDIRQSAPDAVLNLGDSVWGAADPAGAWALQAEHAPVTVRGNTDERVAGMRPGKERMRSWLLAQLPASVPGTLAVLPTFVDTADGEVRAAHGSPRSPWEDLLLTEEGEHTRPAHFKELRERLGNFTFDSGGRVCIVGHTHHEMLAVVDGVTVVNAGPVSRQKDGLPLAR, from the coding sequence ATGAGACTCGCCGTTTTCGGGGACGTTCACGGTAACCGTTTCGCGCTGGAGGCTGTACTGGAGGACATCCGCCAGTCTGCGCCCGACGCGGTGCTCAACCTGGGGGACAGCGTGTGGGGGGCCGCCGACCCAGCGGGGGCGTGGGCGCTCCAGGCTGAACACGCCCCCGTCACCGTGCGCGGCAACACCGACGAGCGGGTGGCGGGGATGCGGCCGGGCAAGGAGAGGATGCGTTCCTGGCTGCTGGCCCAGCTTCCGGCGAGCGTGCCCGGAACACTGGCCGTGCTCCCCACCTTCGTGGACACGGCGGACGGGGAGGTGCGCGCCGCCCACGGCAGCCCCCGCAGCCCCTGGGAGGACCTGCTCCTGACCGAGGAGGGGGAACACACCCGCCCCGCGCACTTCAAGGAGCTGCGGGAGAGGCTGGGGAACTTCACCTTCGATTCAGGGGGCCGCGTCTGCATCGTCGGGCACACCCACCACGAGATGCTGGCCGTGGTGGACGGCGTGACGGTCGTGAACGCCGGGCCGGTCAGCCGCCAGAAGGACGGCCTGCCCCTCGCCCGCTGA
- a CDS encoding methyltransferase domain-containing protein, whose product MPRPRTAPSTRPRKPQGDHRARQPAHEYVLEALPGLEAVAEGELRTVPLARDIRGLRFWYPGEPERLTRLRGAVAAYRVRAWDVPRPRGLLGHQQLGELTAFLEEVGRFGGHRSFRLAAAGRESSVMTRIAEELQTALNLPHDPEEGELLIRLRPQEDGPGWEVLARLTPRPLSARPWRVCNMGGGLNATVAYALHKLAGQRDEDRIFNPMSGSGTLLVERALLGPYDAMVGVDTNAEAVECARSNLRAAGREVEVAQVDALQTGLPPRSFDLIVSDLPWGDAVGTHGGNAVLYPAFLAEMHRLCSRQGRLVVLTHEIKLFERILREQDRWNARELFQVYSGGHHPKAYLLGKR is encoded by the coding sequence ATGCCCCGCCCCAGAACCGCGCCCTCCACCCGCCCCAGAAAGCCCCAGGGCGACCACCGCGCCCGCCAGCCCGCCCACGAGTACGTGCTGGAGGCGCTGCCCGGCCTGGAGGCGGTCGCCGAGGGGGAACTGCGGACGGTGCCGCTGGCGCGCGACATCCGGGGCCTGCGCTTCTGGTATCCCGGCGAGCCCGAGCGCCTGACCCGGCTGCGGGGGGCGGTCGCCGCCTACCGGGTGCGCGCCTGGGACGTGCCCCGCCCGCGCGGCCTGCTGGGCCACCAGCAACTGGGAGAACTCACGGCGTTTCTGGAAGAGGTGGGGCGCTTCGGGGGTCACCGCTCCTTCCGGCTGGCGGCGGCGGGCCGCGAGTCGAGCGTGATGACGCGGATTGCCGAGGAACTCCAGACCGCGCTGAACCTGCCCCACGACCCCGAGGAGGGCGAACTCCTCATCCGGCTGCGCCCGCAGGAGGACGGCCCCGGCTGGGAGGTCCTCGCGCGCCTCACGCCCCGGCCCCTCTCGGCGCGCCCGTGGCGGGTGTGCAACATGGGCGGCGGCCTGAACGCCACGGTCGCCTACGCCCTGCACAAGCTCGCCGGTCAGCGCGACGAGGACCGCATCTTCAACCCCATGAGCGGCAGCGGCACCCTGCTCGTCGAGCGGGCGCTGCTCGGCCCCTACGACGCGATGGTGGGGGTGGACACGAACGCGGAGGCCGTCGAGTGCGCCCGTTCCAACCTGCGGGCGGCGGGGCGCGAGGTGGAAGTTGCCCAGGTGGACGCGCTTCAGACCGGCCTGCCCCCCCGCTCCTTCGACCTGATCGTCTCCGACCTGCCGTGGGGGGACGCGGTGGGCACGCACGGCGGCAACGCCGTCCTCTACCCCGCCTTCCTGGCCGAGATGCACCGCCTGTGCAGCCGCCAGGGCCGCCTCGTCGTCCTCACGCACGAGATCAAGCTGTTCGAGCGCATTCTGCGCGAGCAGGACCGCTGGAACGCCCGCGAACTCTTCCAGGTGTACAGCGGGGGGCACCATCCCAAGGCGTACCTGCTGGGCAAGCGGTAG
- a CDS encoding DUF4127 family protein: MRRAALLSALLLAACAGAQTLVPLDSRPATRVLPALIAGVGGKAVRVPGADLLGNAQRGADPAALAAWLNAQPTGGPLVVALDALAYGGLVQSRTSPLTAEEALARLQPVRDWQARTGQPVYAFITLPREPDATNRERNLAVVRGMIGWAREGVFRELHVTWDDALPGSPAPAEGAELAQAAPANVRVYPGADEVLAMLAARALAPTEKTVRVEYSDPVKARGVIRYEGIPLTESAVNHARASGFRVVDSGPADLTLFVYNGGDARQAAVRISGLLRRGAVAVADVAQVNLGNSRLWTDLATLRQHANLRALAAWGTPGNNLGTALAHARMALEGADPIRQDALLAREYANDVIYSGEVRAALRKAIPEAELNTPAGQAKLLELARDYFPLRVGLTYSLDDATLPWGRSFEWDFDLKGK; encoded by the coding sequence ATGCGCCGCGCCGCCCTCCTCTCCGCCCTGCTGCTCGCCGCCTGCGCGGGCGCGCAGACCCTCGTGCCCCTAGACTCGCGCCCGGCGACCCGGGTGCTGCCCGCCCTGATCGCGGGCGTCGGCGGGAAGGCGGTGCGGGTGCCCGGCGCCGACCTGCTGGGGAATGCCCAGCGCGGGGCAGACCCGGCGGCGCTGGCGGCCTGGCTGAACGCCCAGCCGACTGGCGGACCCCTCGTCGTGGCGCTCGACGCCCTCGCCTACGGCGGGCTGGTGCAGTCGCGGACGAGCCCTCTGACCGCTGAGGAGGCCCTGGCCCGCCTCCAGCCCGTGCGCGACTGGCAGGCGCGGACGGGGCAGCCCGTCTATGCCTTCATCACCCTGCCGCGCGAGCCGGACGCCACGAACCGGGAGCGGAACCTGGCGGTCGTGCGCGGGATGATCGGGTGGGCGCGGGAGGGCGTGTTCAGGGAGTTGCACGTGACCTGGGACGACGCCCTGCCCGGCAGCCCCGCCCCGGCCGAGGGGGCCGAGTTGGCGCAAGCGGCCCCCGCCAACGTGCGCGTCTACCCCGGCGCCGACGAGGTGCTGGCGATGCTCGCCGCCCGGGCCCTCGCGCCCACCGAGAAGACGGTGCGCGTGGAGTACAGCGACCCGGTGAAGGCGCGGGGAGTCATCCGGTACGAGGGCATTCCCCTCACCGAGAGCGCCGTGAACCACGCGCGGGCCAGCGGCTTCCGGGTGGTGGACTCAGGGCCCGCCGACCTGACGCTGTTCGTGTACAACGGCGGGGACGCCCGGCAGGCGGCGGTGCGGATCAGCGGGCTGCTGCGGCGCGGCGCGGTCGCGGTCGCCGATGTCGCGCAGGTCAACCTGGGGAACTCGCGGCTGTGGACCGACCTCGCCACCCTGCGCCAGCACGCCAACCTCCGCGCGCTGGCCGCCTGGGGCACGCCGGGCAACAACCTGGGCACCGCGCTCGCCCACGCCCGGATGGCGCTGGAGGGGGCCGACCCGATCCGTCAGGACGCCCTGCTGGCCCGCGAGTACGCCAACGACGTGATCTACAGCGGCGAGGTGCGCGCGGCGCTGCGAAAGGCCATCCCCGAGGCGGAGCTGAACACGCCCGCCGGGCAGGCGAAACTGCTCGAACTCGCCCGCGATTACTTCCCCCTGCGGGTCGGCCTGACGTACAGCCTTGACGACGCCACGCTGCCCTGGGGCCGCTCCTTCGAGTGGGACTTCGACCTGAAGGGGAAGTGA
- the arsB gene encoding arsenical efflux pump membrane protein ArsB produces the protein MFAVLIVLLTVALVIWRPLGLGPARAATLGAVLALLTGVVHPSELPALWGATWNATLTLVGLITLSLLLDAAGFFRWAALHVARWGGGSGRRLLVLLVVFSAGVAAVFANDGGVLILTPIVLELAGLLSLPRAATLAFALAVGFVVDAASLPLTISNLTNIIAADAFRLGFGEYARVMVPVNLAVVLACLAVLLAVYGRTLPRRYDPAALPDPGSAVRSRGVFRAGWAVTPLLLAGAFFAERLHVPLSAVVGVAAGAVWLVAARSGNVRSREVLRSAPWNVVLFSLAMYTVVSGLRDAGITGAYGAWMAARAEGGPLPGVLASGLSVAGLSAGLNNLPALLTALLGLRESGVTGAARDALLYGAVVGADIGPKLTPIGSLATLLWLHVLRGRGLHVTWGEYLRAGLILTPPVLLAGLLALWLVLG, from the coding sequence GTGTTCGCCGTCCTCATCGTCCTGCTCACCGTGGCGCTGGTGATCTGGCGGCCCCTGGGGCTGGGTCCGGCGCGGGCGGCAACTCTCGGGGCGGTCCTCGCGCTGCTCACGGGCGTGGTCCACCCCTCCGAGCTGCCCGCCCTGTGGGGGGCGACCTGGAACGCGACGCTGACGCTCGTGGGCCTGATCACCCTGAGCCTGCTGCTCGACGCGGCGGGCTTTTTCCGCTGGGCAGCGCTCCACGTCGCCCGCTGGGGGGGCGGGAGCGGGCGGCGGCTCCTGGTCCTGCTGGTGGTCTTCAGCGCCGGGGTGGCTGCCGTCTTCGCCAACGATGGCGGCGTGCTCATCCTCACGCCCATCGTGCTGGAACTCGCGGGACTGCTCTCGCTCCCGCGGGCGGCGACGCTCGCCTTCGCGCTCGCCGTGGGCTTCGTCGTGGACGCGGCCAGCCTGCCACTCACGATCAGCAACCTCACCAACATCATCGCGGCGGACGCCTTCCGGCTGGGCTTCGGCGAGTACGCGCGGGTGATGGTGCCGGTGAACCTGGCGGTGGTGCTCGCGTGCCTGGCCGTGCTCCTCGCCGTCTACGGGCGCACGCTGCCCCGGCGGTACGACCCGGCGGCCCTGCCGGACCCGGGGAGTGCCGTGCGCTCCCGGGGCGTGTTCCGGGCGGGGTGGGCCGTGACACCGCTGCTGCTGGCGGGGGCCTTTTTTGCCGAGCGGCTGCATGTACCGCTGTCGGCGGTGGTCGGCGTGGCGGCGGGGGCGGTGTGGCTCGTCGCGGCGCGCAGCGGGAACGTCCGCAGCCGCGAGGTGCTGCGCTCGGCTCCGTGGAACGTAGTGCTGTTCAGTCTCGCCATGTACACGGTCGTCTCCGGTCTGCGGGATGCGGGGATTACAGGGGCCTACGGGGCCTGGATGGCGGCGAGGGCGGAGGGGGGACCGCTCCCCGGCGTGCTGGCCTCGGGGCTGAGCGTGGCGGGCCTCAGCGCGGGGCTGAACAACCTCCCCGCCCTGCTGACCGCCCTCCTGGGCCTGCGGGAGAGCGGCGTGACGGGGGCCGCGCGGGACGCCCTGCTGTACGGCGCGGTCGTGGGGGCGGACATCGGGCCGAAGCTCACGCCCATCGGCAGCCTCGCCACGCTGCTGTGGCTGCATGTGCTGCGGGGGCGCGGCCTGCACGTGACCTGGGGCGAGTACCTGCGCGCCGGGCTGATCCTCACACCGCCCGTGCTGCTCGCGGGCCTGCTGGCCCTGTGGCTCGTGCTGGGGTGA
- a CDS encoding potassium channel family protein, with protein MKTKQCLVIGLGRFGTAVATTLYEMGHEVVAIDQNEENVERVMNLVTHAAVADASDERALRSIGAADFDVVVVAIGTDVQANILATMNAKSLGAPYVVTKAIDEMARRVLERIGADLVIRPEHDMGVRLARQIATPNIVDTLDLGGDYAIVEIEANERLRGTLRDLNLTGRFGVQVIAVSRAGKVEVTPRAEDDVRPHDKLVVIGTGHSLDELRRYLGE; from the coding sequence ATGAAGACCAAGCAATGTCTGGTGATCGGCCTGGGCCGTTTCGGCACCGCCGTCGCCACCACCCTGTACGAGATGGGCCACGAGGTCGTCGCCATCGACCAGAACGAGGAGAATGTCGAGCGGGTGATGAACCTCGTCACCCACGCCGCCGTGGCCGACGCCAGCGACGAGCGGGCGCTGAGGAGCATCGGGGCCGCCGACTTCGACGTGGTGGTGGTCGCCATCGGCACCGACGTGCAGGCGAACATCCTCGCCACCATGAATGCCAAGAGTCTGGGCGCGCCCTATGTGGTCACCAAGGCCATCGACGAGATGGCGCGGCGGGTGCTGGAGCGCATCGGCGCGGACCTCGTGATCCGGCCCGAGCACGACATGGGCGTGCGGCTCGCGCGGCAGATCGCCACGCCGAACATCGTGGACACGCTGGACCTGGGGGGCGACTACGCCATCGTCGAGATCGAGGCGAATGAGCGTTTGCGGGGCACGTTGCGCGACCTGAACCTGACGGGTCGCTTCGGCGTGCAGGTGATCGCCGTCAGCCGGGCGGGGAAGGTGGAGGTCACCCCCCGCGCCGAGGATGACGTGCGCCCACACGACAAGCTGGTGGTGATCGGGACGGGGCACAGCCTGGACGAGCTTCGGCGGTATCTGGGGGAGTGA